One window of Psychrobacillus sp. FSL H8-0483 genomic DNA carries:
- a CDS encoding thioredoxin family protein: protein MKKLAIFGGIIIAVFVLIFVLNSQKNKNVLADNPYDTDNLKQSTIDLIDDPNYQNIILPDDLKTKISSGEPVTAYFFSPECVHCKEMTPRLTPLANENKVDIVKYNVLEYEQGWNEYQIEATPTLVHFEGGKEVSRVTGAVPNEQIQAFFDQVVLK, encoded by the coding sequence ATGAAGAAATTAGCCATATTTGGTGGAATTATTATTGCCGTCTTCGTATTAATTTTTGTACTAAATAGCCAAAAAAATAAAAACGTATTAGCAGATAACCCATACGACACAGACAATTTAAAACAATCTACTATTGACTTAATTGATGATCCGAACTATCAAAACATTATCCTACCAGATGATTTAAAAACTAAGATTAGTAGTGGTGAACCAGTTACTGCATATTTCTTTAGTCCAGAATGTGTACACTGTAAAGAAATGACACCGAGATTAACTCCACTTGCAAATGAAAACAAGGTAGATATTGTAAAATATAATGTACTGGAATATGAACAAGGATGGAATGAATATCAAATAGAAGCTACTCCAACATTGGTTCATTTTGAGGGCGGAAAAGAAGTTTCAAGAGTAACAGGTGCTGTACCTAATGAGCAAATTCAAGCATTTTTTGATCAAGTTGTTTTGAAATAA